A genome region from Geodermatophilus bullaregiensis includes the following:
- a CDS encoding restriction endonuclease, giving the protein MALWMVRSGRHGEGDELALSRHVVGIGWPRAGDLSDVTTTDELRERLIETHPDAKPSTISNWVGQVDAFQRRMADGDLVALPLKTEPVVAFGRVTGPYGYVPDAPESMRHQRPVTWLREVPRDAIDQDILYSLGAFLTVCRIQRNDAEARIRQLLARPDGSPPPVSTPPTEELPAVDTDRQPDRDLDRVLNRELPRYAEALERLGQ; this is encoded by the coding sequence ATGGCGCTCTGGATGGTCCGCAGTGGCCGGCACGGCGAGGGTGACGAGCTCGCCCTGAGCCGTCACGTGGTGGGGATCGGCTGGCCGCGGGCCGGGGACCTCTCCGACGTGACGACGACCGACGAGCTGCGGGAGCGGCTCATCGAGACCCACCCGGACGCCAAGCCCTCGACGATCTCCAACTGGGTCGGCCAGGTCGACGCCTTCCAGAGGCGCATGGCCGACGGCGATCTGGTCGCGCTGCCGTTGAAGACCGAGCCCGTCGTCGCCTTCGGCCGTGTCACAGGGCCCTACGGCTACGTGCCGGACGCCCCCGAGTCGATGCGGCACCAGCGACCGGTCACGTGGCTCCGTGAGGTACCACGGGACGCGATCGACCAGGACATCCTCTACTCCCTCGGCGCCTTCCTCACCGTCTGCCGCATCCAGCGCAACGACGCGGAGGCGCGGATCCGGCAGCTCCTCGCTCGCCCGGACGGCTCACCGCCGCCCGTTTCAACCCCACCGACCGAGGAGCTCCCAGCTGTCGACACCGACCGCCAGCCGGACAGGGACCTCGACCGCGTGCTCAACCGGGAACTGCCGCGCTACGCCGAGGCTCTGGAGCGACTCGGCCAGTGA
- a CDS encoding HNH endonuclease signature motif containing protein: protein MGGDVLDDVAALVAERNRVDALLARRVRAAELSQAPERDGLTSTASWLRGHCRLSAAAAGRLVTAGRVLEHLPALAEAHDTGLVSAEQVAVAGQILTPERLAAAAAAGVDLAVIDAVLTQVALDHPHADFVRVVRHYLADLDPDGPEPDPTEGRSLTLAKHADGSLSFRGQLDAAGGEKFQAAVESFVQADRPAGDDRTRAQRLGDALVQLADNALAAGDLPTLRTVKPHVAVVIDVEDLADPATGPGAGRMGFGATISAARARRLACDATVSRVVMGPDGAPLDLGREQRLADRYLRRAVELRDGGCVFTGCDAPTWWAEVHHLVHWIDGGETNLENSALLCERHHTKVHHGFRVERQPDGRWRTWRPDGTPITVPEPLLPRAA from the coding sequence GTGGGCGGTGACGTTCTCGACGACGTCGCCGCGCTGGTCGCCGAGCGCAACCGGGTCGATGCCCTGCTGGCGCGGCGGGTACGGGCCGCGGAACTGTCCCAGGCACCGGAGCGGGACGGGCTGACGAGCACGGCGTCCTGGTTGCGCGGGCACTGCCGGCTCTCGGCGGCCGCGGCCGGCCGGCTGGTGACCGCCGGGCGGGTTCTCGAGCACCTGCCCGCGCTGGCCGAGGCGCACGACACCGGGCTGGTCAGCGCCGAGCAGGTGGCCGTGGCCGGGCAGATCCTCACGCCCGAGCGGCTGGCCGCCGCCGCGGCCGCCGGGGTGGACCTGGCCGTCATCGACGCCGTCCTCACCCAGGTGGCCCTCGATCACCCGCACGCCGACTTCGTGCGCGTGGTGCGGCACTACCTGGCCGACCTCGACCCCGACGGACCCGAACCCGATCCCACCGAGGGCCGGTCGCTCACGCTGGCCAAGCACGCCGACGGATCGCTGTCCTTCCGTGGCCAGCTCGACGCCGCCGGTGGGGAGAAGTTCCAGGCGGCGGTCGAGTCCTTCGTGCAGGCCGACCGGCCCGCCGGCGACGACCGCACCCGCGCCCAGCGCCTCGGCGACGCCCTGGTGCAGCTGGCCGACAACGCGCTGGCCGCCGGGGACCTGCCCACCCTGCGCACGGTCAAGCCGCACGTCGCCGTGGTCATCGACGTCGAGGACCTGGCCGATCCGGCCACCGGACCCGGGGCCGGGCGGATGGGCTTCGGCGCGACCATCTCCGCCGCCCGCGCCCGACGGCTGGCCTGCGACGCCACCGTCTCCCGCGTCGTCATGGGCCCCGACGGCGCACCGCTGGACCTGGGCCGCGAGCAGCGCCTGGCCGACCGGTACCTGCGCCGCGCGGTCGAACTGCGCGACGGCGGCTGCGTGTTCACCGGCTGCGATGCACCCACCTGGTGGGCCGAGGTGCACCACCTCGTCCACTGGATCGACGGCGGCGAGACGAACCTGGAGAACTCGGCACTGCTGTGCGAGCGCCACCACACCAAGGTCCACCACGGCTTCCGCGTCGAACGACAACCCGACGGGCGATGGCGCACCTGGCGACCCGACGGCACCCCGATCACCGTCCCCGAACCCCTGCTCCCCCGCGCCGCCTGA
- a CDS encoding carbohydrate kinase family protein has translation MTSTGPAWPRPAGRGPVVALGKLVADQLLELSAPLVVGGQQRVVRTTTAGGAPATVTANLARLGVPSRLAGWAGADPLADDLLAGLAGRGVEVAVVRRGRAPVSTVLVHPDGERTLLTDRGEGGLEPSDVRASWVADAAVVHLDGYDLLRFPGALRGAASAAHGRGVPISVDVAAATRIAAHGVGAYTDLLAGLRPDLLSCNAAEATALGLDGSLPAWAPGLVLVHAGARPTRVVSAAGAWEVPVEPLPAGRLRDTTGCGDAFAAGVLSGWRAGQSVLDAVRSGYAAAAVVAGVVGGQPPP, from the coding sequence GTGACCTCCACCGGCCCGGCGTGGCCCCGCCCCGCCGGGCGGGGACCGGTCGTCGCGCTGGGCAAGCTGGTCGCCGACCAACTGCTCGAGCTGTCGGCTCCCCTGGTGGTCGGCGGCCAACAGCGGGTGGTCCGGACGACGACGGCTGGCGGCGCCCCGGCCACCGTGACGGCGAACCTGGCACGGCTGGGTGTCCCGTCCCGGCTGGCGGGCTGGGCCGGCGCGGACCCGCTCGCCGACGACCTGCTGGCCGGTCTCGCCGGGCGCGGCGTCGAGGTGGCGGTGGTGCGTCGCGGACGGGCGCCGGTGTCGACGGTGCTGGTGCACCCCGACGGCGAGCGCACGCTGCTGACCGACCGTGGGGAAGGCGGGCTGGAGCCTTCCGACGTCCGCGCCTCGTGGGTCGCCGATGCGGCCGTCGTCCACCTGGACGGCTACGACCTGCTGCGCTTCCCCGGCGCGCTGCGGGGCGCCGCGTCGGCGGCACACGGGCGCGGGGTGCCGATCAGCGTGGACGTCGCCGCCGCGACCCGCATCGCCGCGCACGGGGTCGGCGCCTACACCGACCTGCTCGCCGGGCTGCGGCCGGACCTGCTCTCCTGTAACGCCGCCGAGGCCACGGCCCTGGGCCTGGACGGTTCGTTGCCGGCCTGGGCACCCGGGCTGGTGCTGGTGCACGCCGGTGCCCGCCCGACCCGGGTGGTCTCGGCGGCGGGCGCGTGGGAGGTGCCGGTCGAGCCGCTGCCGGCGGGGCGGCTGCGTGACACGACCGGGTGCGGGGACGCGTTCGCGGCCGGGGTGCTGAGCGGCTGGCGCGCCGGGCAGTCCGTGCTGGACGCCGTCCGGTCCGGTTATGCCGCGGCCGCGGTGGTCGCCGGCGTGGTCGGCGGCCAGCCGCCGCCGTGA
- a CDS encoding C40 family peptidase encodes MTTTRTSTARRSFRGIAVAAIAGAGIVLSPLPASAAVGGGGGGAVTAAPVAAPNGAAQTAVDTALAQRGDMYLYGATGPDRFDCSGLTSFAYKAAGVSIPRTSKAQSTFGTPVAKADLQPGDLVFFYSPVSHVGMYIGNGQMVHASTAGKPVAVVALDSMPQYQGARRIV; translated from the coding sequence ATGACGACTACCCGCACGTCCACCGCTCGTCGCTCGTTCCGCGGCATCGCCGTCGCGGCCATCGCCGGAGCCGGCATCGTCCTCTCACCCCTCCCGGCCTCGGCTGCCGTGGGTGGCGGCGGTGGTGGGGCCGTGACGGCCGCGCCGGTCGCCGCTCCCAACGGCGCGGCCCAGACGGCCGTCGACACCGCGCTCGCCCAGCGCGGTGACATGTACCTCTACGGCGCGACCGGTCCCGACCGGTTCGACTGCTCGGGGCTGACCAGCTTCGCCTACAAGGCGGCCGGCGTCTCGATCCCGCGCACCTCGAAGGCCCAGTCGACGTTCGGCACCCCGGTGGCGAAGGCCGACCTCCAGCCGGGTGACCTGGTGTTCTTCTACAGCCCGGTCTCGCACGTGGGCATGTACATCGGCAACGGCCAGATGGTCCACGCCTCGACCGCCGGCAAGCCGGTGGCCGTGGTCGCCCTGGACTCCATGCCGCAGTACCAGGGCGCCCGTCGCATCGTCTGA
- a CDS encoding serine hydrolase domain-containing protein: MSRDIDGSRIDAVLADAVERGAVPHVAAIAADRDGVLYEGGAGVRVAGESDDPVTTSTQFRIMSMTKMVCTAAALQQVERGELDLDAPVEQYRPEFADVRVLEGFDGDTPRLVEPARKATVHQLVTHTTGLGYWFWNAELLRYETATGVPNVVPGSARAFEAPMVAHPGTRYVYGINTDWLGRVVEAVAGTTLDEVIATGITGPLGMTDTMFRLDEERKAHCVAIHTRGQDGGWTAVDEILNQEPDWWAGGHGLYSTPRDYTRFARALLRGGELDGERILSAETVDRAFTNQIGDLDFPAEILTADPPITDSLRAGPGHTWGYGLLLNTEDQPGRRRAGTGSWAGLFNTHFFVDRTTGVCASIYTNSLPFIEQDGAWRVYGEFEEALYAAL; this comes from the coding sequence ATGAGCAGGGACATCGACGGCAGCCGGATCGACGCCGTACTGGCCGACGCGGTGGAGCGGGGAGCGGTGCCGCACGTCGCCGCCATCGCCGCCGACCGCGACGGCGTCCTCTACGAGGGCGGCGCGGGGGTGCGCGTCGCGGGGGAGTCCGACGACCCGGTCACCACGAGCACCCAGTTCCGGATCATGTCGATGACCAAGATGGTCTGCACGGCGGCCGCGCTGCAGCAGGTGGAGCGCGGCGAGCTGGACCTCGACGCCCCGGTCGAGCAGTACCGCCCCGAGTTCGCCGACGTCCGGGTCCTCGAGGGCTTCGACGGCGACACGCCCCGGCTGGTCGAGCCGGCCCGCAAGGCGACCGTCCACCAGCTGGTCACCCACACCACGGGACTGGGCTACTGGTTCTGGAACGCCGAGCTGCTGCGGTACGAGACGGCGACCGGGGTCCCCAACGTCGTCCCCGGGTCGGCGCGCGCGTTCGAGGCGCCGATGGTCGCCCACCCCGGCACCCGGTACGTCTACGGCATCAACACCGACTGGCTCGGCAGGGTGGTCGAGGCGGTGGCCGGCACGACCCTCGACGAGGTGATCGCCACCGGCATCACCGGCCCGCTCGGGATGACCGACACGATGTTCCGGCTCGACGAGGAGCGGAAGGCCCACTGCGTCGCCATCCACACCCGCGGCCAGGACGGCGGGTGGACCGCGGTCGACGAGATCCTCAACCAGGAGCCCGACTGGTGGGCCGGCGGGCACGGCCTCTACTCGACACCGCGCGACTACACCCGCTTCGCGCGCGCCCTGCTCCGCGGAGGCGAGCTCGACGGCGAGCGCATCCTCTCGGCGGAGACGGTCGACCGGGCGTTCACCAACCAGATCGGCGACCTCGACTTCCCCGCCGAGATCCTCACCGCGGACCCGCCGATCACCGACAGCCTCCGGGCCGGCCCCGGCCACACGTGGGGCTACGGGCTGCTCCTCAACACCGAGGACCAGCCGGGCCGCCGCCGGGCCGGCACCGGTTCCTGGGCGGGGCTGTTCAACACGCACTTCTTCGTCGACCGCACCACCGGCGTCTGCGCCTCGATCTACACCAACTCCCTGCCCTTCATCGAGCAGGACGGCGCGTGGCGGGTCTACGGCGAGTTCGAGGAGGCTCTGTACGCCGCGCTCTGA
- a CDS encoding RtcB family protein: MERISDRLLSWASILEPTTRVQAERTASMPFIHPHVALMPDAHLGLGATVGSVIPTDGAIIPAAVGVDIGCGMTAVRTQFTGDDVRGRNLATLHEQISRAIPLSAGRNNRKVRETATPRVEELRGLPGAAQADGVVPDWPLQLGSLGSGNHFIEVSLDEADRVWLFLHSGSRGVGNKLASKHIRVAQERTRARGVDVPDRDLAYLEEGEPEFDAYVEALHWAQRFAALNREEMMDRLAEQVSRFLTEEVRRVQVVQCHHNYTERETHHGTEVWLSRKGAISARTGQWGLIPGSMGAASYVVVGKGNAEALMSAPHGAGRNHSRGAARRMFSRADLDRRMRGIAWGRSDAFLDEHPDAYKPIGQVMSDASDLVEVRHTLRQMVNVKGD, from the coding sequence ATGGAGAGGATCAGCGATCGGCTGCTCAGCTGGGCGTCGATCCTCGAGCCGACCACGCGGGTGCAGGCCGAGCGCACCGCCTCGATGCCGTTCATCCACCCGCACGTGGCCCTCATGCCCGACGCGCACCTGGGCCTGGGCGCGACCGTCGGCTCGGTCATCCCGACCGACGGCGCGATCATCCCGGCGGCGGTGGGGGTCGACATCGGCTGCGGGATGACGGCCGTGCGCACCCAGTTCACCGGTGACGACGTCCGCGGCCGCAACCTGGCGACGCTGCACGAGCAGATCTCGCGGGCGATCCCGCTGTCGGCCGGCCGCAACAACAGGAAGGTGCGGGAGACGGCCACGCCGCGCGTCGAGGAGCTGCGGGGCCTGCCCGGGGCGGCCCAGGCCGACGGCGTCGTCCCCGACTGGCCGCTGCAGCTGGGCTCGCTCGGGTCGGGCAACCACTTCATCGAGGTCTCCCTCGACGAGGCCGACCGGGTGTGGCTGTTCCTGCACTCGGGCTCCCGCGGTGTGGGCAACAAGCTGGCGTCGAAGCACATCCGGGTGGCGCAGGAGCGCACGCGGGCGAGGGGCGTCGACGTCCCCGACCGCGACCTCGCCTACCTGGAGGAGGGCGAGCCGGAGTTCGACGCCTACGTCGAGGCGCTGCACTGGGCGCAGCGGTTCGCCGCGCTCAACCGCGAGGAGATGATGGACCGCCTCGCCGAGCAGGTGTCCCGGTTCCTGACCGAGGAGGTCCGGCGGGTGCAGGTGGTGCAGTGCCACCACAACTACACCGAGCGGGAGACCCACCACGGCACCGAGGTGTGGCTGTCCCGCAAGGGCGCGATCTCCGCGCGGACCGGCCAGTGGGGGCTGATCCCCGGGTCGATGGGCGCGGCGTCCTACGTCGTCGTCGGGAAGGGCAACGCCGAGGCGCTGATGTCGGCGCCGCACGGCGCCGGCCGCAACCACTCGCGGGGCGCCGCCCGGCGGATGTTCAGCCGCGCCGACCTCGACCGGCGCATGAGGGGCATCGCCTGGGGCCGCTCGGACGCCTTCCTCGACGAGCACCCCGATGCCTACAAACCCATAGGTCAAGTGATGTCAGACGCTTCTGATCTAGTCGAGGTGCGACACACCCTCAGGCAGATGGTCAACGTGAAAGGCGACTGA